The Methanobacterium formicicum nucleotide sequence GTTCGAATGATGCCGGTGTTTCCTTGGTGATATCGTTTTGAATTTCATCCAGGGTCATTCCCACGGCGATCTTGGAGGAAATCTTGGCAATGGGATATCCAGTGGCCTTGGAAGCCAGAGCACTGCTCCTACTCACCCGGGGGTTCACTTCAATAACCTTGTATTCTCCGGTTACAGGATGTACTGCAAACTGTATGTTACAACCGCCCTGTATTTCCAGGGCACGTATGATCTTGATGGAGGCATTCCTCAGGCGCTGGTTGTCCACATCAGATAAGGTCTGTGAAGGAGCCACCACGATACTTTCCCCGGTGTGTATTCCCATGGGGTCCATGTTCTCCATGTTACAGACAATGATACAGGTATCGTTTTTATCCCGCATAACCTCATATTCAAATTCCTTCCACCCCATCACTGACTGGTCAATAAGCACCTGATTTATATAGCTCATATCCAATCCCCTACTGGCCACTTCTTCCAGTTCCTGACGATTGTGAGCCACTCCACCTCCAGTTCCACCCAGGGTGAAGGCGGGCCGGACAATAACCGGATATCCTATTTTTTCAACAGCTTCCAATGCTTCTTCTAGAGAGGATACTGCCCTTGCTTTGGGGACAGGTTCATTGAGTTTTTTCATGAAATGATCAAAGAGATCACGGTCTTCCACATTTTTAATGGTCTGGACTGATGATCCGATTACCTTAATTCCTTCTAGGGCACCTATTTCTTCCAGTCCCGTGGCTACATTTAAACCGGTCTGTCCCCCCATGGTGGGTAAGACGGCATCTGGTTTTTCTTTGGCAATGATCTTGGCTACAATTTCAGGAGTCAATGGTTCCACATATACGGAATCAGCCATATCCACATCGGTTTGAATGGTAGCGGGGTTGCTGTTCACCAGCACAGTCTCAATACCCTCTTCTTGAAGGGATTTACAGGCTTGAGAACCTGAATAATCAAATTCAGCGGCTTGACCAATCTGTATGGGTCCTGATCCAATGATTAGTACCTTGTTAATATCTTTGTCCCTCGGCATTTCTAATCCTCTTTCCTAATTTAATCCTCTTTCCTATCTATCACTTTAATTTAAATTTAGTGTATAATATTCAATTAAATCTAGATTAAAAACTTAAACAAGTGTTATTAGTAATTTTTCAAAGTCTCCACGAAGTTATCAAAGTAGTTGTCCGTGTCGTGGGGTCCCGGTCCGGCTTCAGGGTGGTACTGTACACTGGATATGGGGAGTTCCTGGTGTTCTATTCCTTCCACAGTACCGTCGTTGAGGTTTATCTGGGTGATGTTAATGGGTAGATCGTCACAGAACTGGTTATCAATACTGAAACCATGATTCTGGGAGGTTATGGAAACTTTCCCTGTTTTCAAGTCCTTAACTGGCTGATTAATCCCCCGGTGGCCGAATTTCATTTTGTATATCTTGGCTCCGAAGGCCCGGGCTATTATCTGCTGCCCTAAACAAATACCAAAAATAGGGAGCCTTTCTGAAAGTTTTTGCACAGTTTGTATTGCTTCTTTGACTCTGCTGGGATTTCCCGGCCCGCTTGAAACCAGAAGGGCTCCGGGTTCATAATCCAATATTTCGGAGGCTGAAGTGTGGTAGGGCAGGAGAACAACACCAATCTTCCTTCTTAAAAGGGCATTGATACTGTTATTCTTCACTCCACAGTCCAGTATAACTGCCTTTTGGGAGTACTCCTCACCTAATATGGTGGGTTCAGTTACGGATACCTGGTTCACCAGGTCAATATCTTCAATTCCTGGCTGGTCCCGGGCCAGAGCTAGAAGTTCCCCATCCTCTATTTCTTCTGTTGCCAGGGCACCTTTCATAGCCCCATATCTTCTGATTTTCAGGGTAAGGGAACGGGTGTCAATGTCACTGATTCCTGGAATTTTGTATTCCTCTAAAAATCCGGAAAGGCTGTTTTCAGAATGACTGTGTGAGGGGTGAGGATTTTCTTCTCTTACCACGTACCCTTCGGCTTTAATCCCGTTGGACTGGAACCACTCCGGGGATATACCGTAATTTCCCTGCAAAGGGTAGGTAGACATTAGGATCTGCCCCTTATAAGAGGGATCAGTGAGGGATTCTACGTAGCCGGTCATCCCTGTGGCGAAAACCACTTCTCCTGTTTTTATTGTCTGGTAACCGAATCCTTTCCCTTTAAGTATTGTACCGTCCTCTAAAGCTAATTTGGCATCTTCTTGCATTCAATCACCATGTTATAAACATTTTTTGCCCCAATTCTCCCTTGGGGATTCCTTTATTTGGTAAAAAATGGATAGTGTTAGATTCATATTTTCAATTTTAATTCATCTCAATTAATATAGCAGTTCTATTATTTATCCTTGTCAATTTCACCAGGTAGATCTGGTCCTTAATATATGATTGGTTAATCAAGGATATAACCCTGATTAGTAATTCAATTTAACTACCGGATTTCCCTGGTTTTCTAAAAGAATTAGGGAAATCAAGGATGAGTGAGATGTTTAGACGGTTATTAGGGGTTATATGGAATTTCAAGGTTTTCCAGCATTTTCTCCATTATAATGGCATCTTCCCCGTCTTCATAATAATTAATTACCAGGGTTTTCTCCTCAAAACCTAACCTTTGATAAAATTTACGGGCTTTTCGATTTCCTTTCCTTACTTCCAATTGTATTTTGCCTACGTTATATTTTTTGAAAATTTCCAGGGTTGTTTCCACTAGACGGGAACCAATCTTCTTTCGATGATGATGGGGGTCCACGGCAATGGAAATGATATGACCCTCATCTTCAAATCTGATCCAAAATATAATATACCCCACAATGATATTATCTTGCTGGGCTACCAGAAAACCTGCCCCTAAATTATATAGATCCACCAGTACATTGGCGGGGTAGGGATCATCAAATGATGAGGATTCAATCTCCAGGACTCTCTTAAGATCTGGACGTTTGAATTCTCTTATCAACATTGAATTTCCCCAATATGAGTGATAAAAATGTGGAGTGACTTTACTGAATATATTATCAAACATTATTCCCAATCTTCCGGCATTGCGGAAGTGGCAGTGGGACACTTTCTACAGGTGGGATGTGACCTGAAAAAACGTCTTGAGGTGGATATCATCATGACTGATATTAAACCTTACCATGATTCCGTAATCCTAGATGATATTAGACAACCTGACTTAAAAATATATAAGGATGCTGAACTTATTTATTCTATAAGACCCCCGGAAGAGTTACATCCTTACTTGGAGCAACTCTCCAATAAATTAGGGGCTGATTTAATTATAAAACCCCTTTCAACTGATTCTATACATACCAGGGGAAAGATGAATTTAATTAACTACAAAAAAGCAGTTTTTTATAAAAAATCATCAAGTAATGATATCTAGTGGAACTTAAAATATTGAGTAGATTGGTAGTAGTGTACACTACGTAATCTAAAGCAGAATATCATAAATGTTATGAAAATCATATTAATTTTCAGGTAGGGCTTAGGTGCATTTCACATGAAATGGAAAAAATTAAGTGCAGATGAAACATTAAAAACCTTAAATTCAAGTATTAATGGTTTAAGTAGTTCTGAAGCCCAGAAAAGACTATCAGAACATGGTAAAAACGAGCTGGTTGAGGAAAAGAAGGCAGGACCTCTAAGGATTTTCCTGGAACAGTTCAAGGAGATACTCATCCTGATCCTGATTATCGCAGCCATTGCTGCGTACTATGTTGGAGATACCATTGATGCAGTAGTTATTCTGGTAGTGGTAGTGATAAATGCAGTTGTTGGATTTATCCAGGAATACCGTGCTGAAAAAGCAATGGAAAAACTTAAAGGGCTTATTTCCACGGAAGCAGTAGTTTTGAGAGATAGTCAGGAACAGACAGTACCTGCGGGGGAACTAACTATGGGGGATATAGTACTCCTGGAGGAAGGGGACAATGTCCCGGCGGATCTTAGAATAATAGAAAGCTACGATCTGTTGATAGATGAGTCCGCCATGACTGGAGAGTCTTTACCAGTTGAAAAACATGCTCAAACTATACTTTCTGATGATCACGGCACGGAGAACATGGCCTTCATGGAAACTGATGTTGCTTCTGGCCGGGGAAAGGGAGTAGTTGTAGAAATTGGTATGGACACCGAAATCGGTAAAATAGCGGAGATGATCCAGGAAGAAGAGGAACAAACACCTTTACAGCAAAAAATCGGAACTCTGGGTAAAACTCTGGGTCTACTGGCGGTTATAGTGTGTTCAGTGGTATTCGTGCTGGAGTACTTGCAGGGAGTACCACTGGTGGATACCTTCATGACTGCGGTTTCTCTGGCAGTGGCTGCGGTTCCTGAGGGACTTCCGGCGATTTTAACCCTTACCCTGGCACTGGGAATGCAGAGAATGGCAAAAAGCAACGCTATTGTTCGAAAACTCCTGGCCGTGGAAACTTTGGGGTCCTGTAATGTGATATGTACTGATAAAACCGGAACTCTAACCCTGAACCAGATGACAGTGAGAGATGCCCGGGTGAAAGACCAGAAAATGGTTTACACCATAGCGGCACTCTGTAACAACGCCACCCAGTCTGAAGGTAAATTATTGGGTGACCCCACCGACGCATCCTTACTGGTGTATGCCGATGAAAACGGATACAACCGTAAAGAACTGGAGGAAAAAAATCCCCGACTACTGGAGATACCACTGGACAGTACCCGGAAGAGGATGACCACGGTCAACCAGATAGGGCACGATAGATACGTCCTTATAAAAGGGGCTCCTGAGGTTTTACTGCAAAAATGTTCCCAGATAAGTGGTGATGATGAGGTCTGTTCCCTCAAGGTTGAAGACACGGAAAATACAATGAAGGACCTCCAGGAAATGACTGGAAATGCACTGCGAGTCCTGGGATTCGCCTACCGTAAGCTGGGTCCAGAAGAGGATTTGGAGGATAAAGAATCACTGGAAAAGGACCTTATCTTTGCGGGTTTGGTGGGAATGATGGACCCACCACGGGAAGAAGCTAAACAGGCTATTGCCCAGGCCAAAAAGGCCGGTATAAGGGTAGTGATGATCACTGGGGACCACAAGGACACTGCAGTGGCCATTGCCCGGGAGATTGAAATTACCGATGATGAGGAGATAGTAGCCCTCACTGGTTCGGACCTGGACCAGCTCAGTGACCAGGAATTTGAAAACATGGTGGATGATGTCCTGGTGTATGCCAGGGTATTCCCGGAACAGAAGGTTAGAATTGTGGAAACCCTTAAAAAGAAGGGAAACGTTGCATCTATGACTGGTGATGGAGTTAACGACGCCCCGGCCCTTAAAAAGGCTGCTATTGGGGTAGCCATGGGTAGTGGTACCGATGTGGCCAAGGAATCCGCGGACATGCTACTTCAGGATGACAACTTCGCCACCATAGTCCAGGCCGTGCGCGAGGGGCGAACCATATTTGATAACATTCGCCGTTTTGTCCGGTTCCAACTCTCCACCAACATCGGGGCCATACTAACTATTACCTCTGCCTCTATAATTGGATTACCAGTTCCTTTCAACCCCATCCAGGTTTTATGGATAAATATCATAATGGACGGACCACCGGCCCAGTCCTTGGGTGTTGAACCACCAGAAAAGGGAGTTATGGAAAGACCTCCCCTCAAGGAGGAGATCATCCCCCGCAAGAACCTGATAAAAATAGTATCAGCGGGAGTGGTGATGACCGTGGGAACACTGGCCCTTTACATGTACATGTTATCCACGGGTACTGAATTAAACCGGGCTATGACCATGGCCTTCACGGTTTTTGTAATGTATCAGATATTTAACGTGTTTAACTGCCGTTCTGACGGGGGATTCTCCAATAAAGTCCTACTTATAGCAGTGGGATCTTCTTTACTCCTCCAAATAGCAGTTATATATCTTCCATTCCTCCAGGGAATCTTCCGTACCACTGCTCTGGGTATATTTGATTGGGTGGTGATCTTGCTAATTGCCGCCACCATCTTCGTCAGTGACTGGGTGGTTAATAAAGCCCTTAAATAATAATTCCAAATAAGTAATCCCATTATTTGGGGTTAAATCAGATAATTTGTCTCAAATTTCTTGTTTAATCCCAATTCAGGATTTACTATTTTATTAATCAAGCTGAGGTTTATAAAGATGAATTTACTGGTAATGGCCGGGACCAGTGATGCCCGCCACATAATCAAGGATCTTTCTACGGTAGACGACATTCATGTTCTGGCCACGGCCACCACCACTCATGGGGTGGAACTGGCAGAAAAATCCGGTGCAGACAAAGTACTAAATGGCCGTTTCAATGTAGAAGAATTGATGGAGATACTGATGGATAATGATATTGAACTTCTCCTTGACGTCACCCATCCCTTTGCCTCCGCAGCCACCCAAAATGCCATAAATGCTTCTGATAGTTTGGGTGTTCCCTACCTTCGTTTTGAAAGACCCTGTACCGAGCTTCCAGAAAGTGATTTAATCCATCCCGTTTACTCCTTTGAAGATGCGGTGGAGATTATCAGGGAAATAATGGGAGTTACAGGAATATCGGAAGGAAATGATTTTTCGGATTCAGAGAATTTTCCAGGGGGTAGAATTTTACACCTGGCTGGGGTGAATACACTCCATTATCTCACCGAGTCCCTGAGCCCTGATTTAGTAGTGGCGCGGGTTCTACCCATGGTCTATTCCATTGAAAAATCTCTGGAACTGGGCATACCTCACCGGAACATCGTGGCCATGGAGGGAACCTTCTCCTCCCGCTTCAATGGTATTCTCATGGAGGAATTTCAGATAAAGGTGGTTTTGACCAAGGAAAGTGGTCAGAGCGGGGGTACCATGTCCAAGATCCAGGCCGCACTTGATCAAGAGGTGCCAGTAGTGGTAGTTATGCGCCCGGAAATAGAAGAGTTAAAGGGTAAGCTGGTGTTTGGTGAGGTGGATCTCCTGGTTGATAAGGTCATTT carries:
- the carA gene encoding glutamine-hydrolyzing carbamoyl-phosphate synthase small subunit, which translates into the protein MQEDAKLALEDGTILKGKGFGYQTIKTGEVVFATGMTGYVESLTDPSYKGQILMSTYPLQGNYGISPEWFQSNGIKAEGYVVREENPHPSHSHSENSLSGFLEEYKIPGISDIDTRSLTLKIRRYGAMKGALATEEIEDGELLALARDQPGIEDIDLVNQVSVTEPTILGEEYSQKAVILDCGVKNNSINALLRRKIGVVLLPYHTSASEILDYEPGALLVSSGPGNPSRVKEAIQTVQKLSERLPIFGICLGQQIIARAFGAKIYKMKFGHRGINQPVKDLKTGKVSITSQNHGFSIDNQFCDDLPINITQINLNDGTVEGIEHQELPISSVQYHPEAGPGPHDTDNYFDNFVETLKNY
- the rimI gene encoding ribosomal protein S18-alanine N-acetyltransferase; the encoded protein is MLIREFKRPDLKRVLEIESSSFDDPYPANVLVDLYNLGAGFLVAQQDNIIVGYIIFWIRFEDEGHIISIAVDPHHHRKKIGSRLVETTLEIFKKYNVGKIQLEVRKGNRKARKFYQRLGFEEKTLVINYYEDGEDAIIMEKMLENLEIPYNP
- a CDS encoding UPF0146 family protein, giving the protein MWSDFTEYIIKHYSQSSGIAEVAVGHFLQVGCDLKKRLEVDIIMTDIKPYHDSVILDDIRQPDLKIYKDAELIYSIRPPEELHPYLEQLSNKLGADLIIKPLSTDSIHTRGKMNLINYKKAVFYKKSSSNDI
- a CDS encoding calcium-translocating P-type ATPase, PMCA-type — protein: MKWKKLSADETLKTLNSSINGLSSSEAQKRLSEHGKNELVEEKKAGPLRIFLEQFKEILILILIIAAIAAYYVGDTIDAVVILVVVVINAVVGFIQEYRAEKAMEKLKGLISTEAVVLRDSQEQTVPAGELTMGDIVLLEEGDNVPADLRIIESYDLLIDESAMTGESLPVEKHAQTILSDDHGTENMAFMETDVASGRGKGVVVEIGMDTEIGKIAEMIQEEEEQTPLQQKIGTLGKTLGLLAVIVCSVVFVLEYLQGVPLVDTFMTAVSLAVAAVPEGLPAILTLTLALGMQRMAKSNAIVRKLLAVETLGSCNVICTDKTGTLTLNQMTVRDARVKDQKMVYTIAALCNNATQSEGKLLGDPTDASLLVYADENGYNRKELEEKNPRLLEIPLDSTRKRMTTVNQIGHDRYVLIKGAPEVLLQKCSQISGDDEVCSLKVEDTENTMKDLQEMTGNALRVLGFAYRKLGPEEDLEDKESLEKDLIFAGLVGMMDPPREEAKQAIAQAKKAGIRVVMITGDHKDTAVAIAREIEITDDEEIVALTGSDLDQLSDQEFENMVDDVLVYARVFPEQKVRIVETLKKKGNVASMTGDGVNDAPALKKAAIGVAMGSGTDVAKESADMLLQDDNFATIVQAVREGRTIFDNIRRFVRFQLSTNIGAILTITSASIIGLPVPFNPIQVLWINIIMDGPPAQSLGVEPPEKGVMERPPLKEEIIPRKNLIKIVSAGVVMTVGTLALYMYMLSTGTELNRAMTMAFTVFVMYQIFNVFNCRSDGGFSNKVLLIAVGSSLLLQIAVIYLPFLQGIFRTTALGIFDWVVILLIAATIFVSDWVVNKALK
- the cobK gene encoding precorrin-6A reductase, which encodes MNLLVMAGTSDARHIIKDLSTVDDIHVLATATTTHGVELAEKSGADKVLNGRFNVEELMEILMDNDIELLLDVTHPFASAATQNAINASDSLGVPYLRFERPCTELPESDLIHPVYSFEDAVEIIREIMGVTGISEGNDFSDSENFPGGRILHLAGVNTLHYLTESLSPDLVVARVLPMVYSIEKSLELGIPHRNIVAMEGTFSSRFNGILMEEFQIKVVLTKESGQSGGTMSKIQAALDQEVPVVVVMRPEIEELKGKLVFGEVDLLVDKVISRCGSELKS